The Saccopteryx leptura isolate mSacLep1 chromosome 5, mSacLep1_pri_phased_curated, whole genome shotgun sequence nucleotide sequence CGAGGCGGAGAGattcacttctctctccctctttcttttgttAGCGTCTGCCCTGGAGGAGCCTGCCTCCTTCTGCAGGGACCCCTTCCTCCAGACTCGGACGCTCCCATCCCTACCTCATTGAACTTGCCATGGCGCCCCACTCACCAGCGACCCAAAGGCGAGGTGGGGGCAGAAGGGGCCAGGTTGGGTCTGGGCCCCACCCTGGCTGCCGAAGGGGCGTGCACTGCAGCAGCAGGGACTCAAGTCAGACTGCAGGAGGTTCTGCCGTGGCGTTCAGGAGAAAGGCCGGCGCCAGGGCCCGATCGGCTGGGGCGGGGGGCGCAGCGCCTCCCCTGCGACTTGCAGAGCTGAGAGGCTGCCAGATTCAACGGAGCGGGGGCGGACAGGGTGTCCTGCTTCGGCCCCTCCCCACCAGGCTGAGGGGGGCGGGAGACGCggaaacctgggttcttccggcCCCCCCTTTGAGCAATCACTTCCCTAGGCTGAGTTGCAGAAAACGGGAACCGATTGCAGCGCCCCCTCCCCCACGCGAAGTGGGGGCGGGCTCCAGTCCCGCAGCGGCCCAGGGTCCACGTGGACCCCGCGGCGGCAGTCCTTGGGGTGTGGATCCCGGAGCCTGCTTCCAGGATACCGCTCCGTGCGGCACCCGGGCCGGGAGGGGCAGGGCCACGGTCCTCAGCGCCGCGCACGCACTCACCGGCCGCGTTCTCGAGCTGCCCGCGCCGCAGCGCCTCGGGGCCCGCGCGCCGAGGTCCGGCCGGAGCGACGCGGACGGGGCGCAGGGTGGTGTGCGCAGGCGCCTGGGCTGCACTTCCCCAAAGCGCGGGGCAGGGACTTCCTTGCTCTGGGAGGCGCCCggcgcgccccgccccgccccgcgcttGGCAGTCTCTGCGCCCCACCCGCCCCTTGCCCACCGCCCCGCCCGGTGCAGCCCGGCGCCTCGGTCCCCACCGTCGCGTAGGCTAGTCAGTGGAGGTGAGGTGCTACTGGAGCCTCTAGCCCCAGGGCGGCCTGAGCTAGCTCTGTGGTAGCTGGGGGTGTGGCCGTACCCCCGACTCAGCTCAGCCGGGCCATTCCGGCTTTGCCATTCATGTGGGTGGCCATGTGACGCTGGTCCAATGTGGGGCACAAGAGCCCTAGAGACTCCGGCGTCCCCACAGGCTCCTTGCCCCGCTTGAATGAGAAGAGGCCGCTGGAAAAGACTCCCCCTTGATTGCGCTGTCCCGCCTCTCCCAGATTGGGTGTgccctcacctgtaaaatggagttaGCCCAGAGCTGTCTCTGTGCTGTAGGGGGCTTACCAAGGAGGAGGCAGGGGTCCTGGGCTGCGGTGCGGTAGATGCTGGGGCTATGTATGTGTTCTTGCAGCTGGAATCACCAGAGGTCCCCTGATGGTGCTCTGGAAAGGGCCTACAGGGTGTCTGTATTCTCCTAATCTCAGACCAGGTATAGCTGCTggtcccctccaccccaccaaCCCCGTGCAGGCACTCAGCCTGGTCCGCTAGCTCCTCGTGCCAGGTCCTGCTCACAAAACGACTTCCAATTGCACAAGCCGGCCCAAGTGAGTGCATGTTTCCAGAACTCTGCAAGATATGAAGGGAAGTGGAGATTTTACAGGCTctcttcattcagcaaatatctggatgtctcctgtgtgccaggcagtggGACATAGCAGTGTGCAAGACAGACCAGCCCTGGAGCAGACAAGAAACAGACTACAGACTGGGTGAGAGGTGAAGAGAGCAGGGAGAGCCTAGGAGGGAGCCTAGGGGGCCGCGGGGACAGGGCCTGGGAGGGCAGAGGCCTTGCTGGAGGAAGGTGCAGGGCAAGGAGGAGAGGTGACTGGTCCCTGGAGTCTGGGCCTGGGGGACCTGGCTGCCATGTTGACAGGCTGGCCAGGAcagagaagaggctggaagcCTGTCCAGACAGGAGGCAGCTGCTTTTTCTTTAGCTGAGATAAGTCCTCAAAGATAAGCCCTACAAAGACAAAGCCAGTACCTGGTCAAGGTTGCATAGCTAGGCCAATTCCTTGGTGTGGTATCTCCACCCACCTCCTAAGGAATGTGTGGGGCAggtggctgtgggtgggggtCTGCACACTTCTGCCCCACCCTGGCCACTCCCCCGCGTCCACTGTCCTCTTGGACCTGCCCTCCATTCCCTTTGCCTTGGCCCTTCTGAGTTTCCTACACCTTCTCTAGGGCTAGTCTCTGTGGAGTGTCTCCATATTCCACTGGAGGAACCCATGTGGGCTGGGTGGAAACCGACTCAAGGCAATGCTGCAGGTCATTGTggaggtgggatttgaaccccAGACCTGTCCAGAGCATGAGCTTGCAACTCTGGGAACCAACCTGATCTTGCACAGCCACTAATACATTGAGTCTTGACTCACATGCTTCTCTAGCTCATAGCAACAGCCACCTCCAGGCCCTGCCACGTTACCTCAGGCATTGTCCTTGGCCTCCTCAGCAGACCTAGGGTCTCCTCCCTGCCAGGGGATCAAAGCGCACCATGAGTGCCAACATAACACCTGGTGTACATCTGTTAGGCAACCTTCTTGCTGGCCTTTTCAGGGCTGTCTGCATCTGTCCTGTTCCCCTGTCCTCAGGTGTCTGCCTAATGCAGAGTGACCCCTCCTTATGGAGTAATCTCTGTGTAGGGGGCATGGTGCTGAGGGAGACCTCTGAGACCTCAAGAAGTGATGAAATATGCTTTTACTAAACAGATGAAATCATCCTAGGCACTCAGTACATCCCCAAGAGACAGAAGGCTGGTGTGCAGACTGCAGGGAGCTTGGCCAGCCGGGCCAGGGCTGGCTGTCATCTAGTGCGTGTCAGGATGCGAGTGGCCACCATTCGACAGAGACTGCCTctgcatctctgtctctctgtccctgatccaaggcaccttctctctctctctgtctctctctctccctccctgcctgaatGCCTCCCTCCCACCAGCACAAACAGGGCTCATCCCACCTTCCTGGAGCTGCCAGATAGCTCCACACACAGTTCTGGGTATGCTCGGGGCCAAAGGCAGCCATAGCCCAGAGAGGGCGAAAGGTCACTGCAGCTGGAGAAGGGCTTGCTGAGGGCACAATAAGGTCCAGGTAGCCCTGCGGCTGTCCCCATCCTGAGCTGGGTCAGGGAGGCACATGGACTGTCACAGAGCAGAATTCCTTGCCAGACCCCAGCTCTAATGTCAGCAGGTCAAGAATGCACCCTTCCAGGATTGTTCTCTGCCTCAGCCCACTTAGCAGAAGCCACTGGCAGGGGTGGGACCTGTCAGTTTCTGCAGCCCCTGCTGCCTGCTGCCTGCTGGTTGGGGCTGGGAGGGGTGACTGAAGGAAGTCCCAGGCTCTGCAAAGAGCAAGAGTATTCTTGAAGGTCTGTCCAGAAACTTGGATGCTCTTCAGAATCCAGAGGTTTTCAGGACATGGGTTTGTCCAAATGGGACAGGGGCAGTTTCCTTCCTCGTGTCCtcgggtgtatgtgtgtgtgtgtgtggggggggaggggtaagggAGATGAAGAGGGGGCAAGAGGAGGCTGTTCAGGATGGAAAAGAGAACCAGGGCAGCAGGGGCCTCCCGGCCAGTGTCTCCCCTTCCCAACCATTGAGTTTTCTGGAGGACCTCGTAGCATGGCTGACTCTCCAGAGGCCAGCTCTGGCTTGTGCAGTCACTTCCCCTGCCCAGGGTGTCCCTTTCTTCTCTGATCCTCTCTGATGGGATGACCTGAAATCTGGGGTCCCACTTGGGCTGCACTTTCTTCCTTACTTCTGGGAATGTGACTGTTGCTAAGCAAGGCTCTTCTTGTCCCTTCTCCTGGTCCTCGTGGACTCATAGGGCAGGAGCTGCTTGTTGGTGGCAGCCTTGGATCTGGGTATTAAGGGTATCCCTGTCCAGTTACTCTGACGCCTGCCTATTTGCATCTTCCTGCTTGGTTGCAGGAGCCCCATGTCTGTGATGTCCGATATGCAAGAGGCTGCATCCATACCCCCCTTCCCTCTTAGGGAGACTTAGAGAGGAGAGCGTCAAGACCAGCAGGTGCTTGCAGAATGAGAATTTTATGTGGGAGAGTGGGGCGTGGTCGTGCACTATGGGGTCGCCATCAATGCAGGAAATTGCTGCCATTGACTTTCTCCTCCAGGATGGCCTCCACGCGCCTCCgctgtgggggtgagggggagaggagctcAGGCCAGGTTGCAGGGAGGAGAGCGCTCCTCCCCACATGCCCCTACCCGGGCTTTCAGGAACCTCTTGGCGGTCCAGCGGGTCCGGGATCCGCGTGGGCTTCAGCTGCGATGGCAGGAACAGCTCCAGCCGGATGGCGGCACGCGCGGACTTCTGCCGCCGGATGAGAAGCAAGATCTCCTCCGCCTGCGGGTCAGGGTGGGGCGTGCGGTGTTTCTGAGATTACTCGAAGTGCGCTCGGCCTCGCCCTCTCCCGCAGAGCACCGGGCGTGTCGTTCccgcagccccacccccacccctgtccgcCGTCGCGGCTCCGCAGGGAGCCCCAAGCCagtcctcacccccccccccgcctttccTCAGCAGTCCGGGCCGGTCCGCCCTGCCGGCCTGCGCCCCACTTTCCCGCCTGCCCGCCCGCTGCCTCTGACACCCTGGTCTCACCCGCAGGTGGGTGTAGCGCATCCGCAAGGCGCGGATTCGTCCGCGGGCCTCGGCTGCCTTGAGGGCGCCGAACAGCCCGTCCTGGCGCGCCGCGGGCGGCTGGAGTGACGGCGTCCATGTCCGCGGGTCGGGGATACTGTACCCCAGCTCGACGGACTCGCGCGGGAAGATGGAAGCGCCTGCGCCCACGTCCTCAAGCAAGTCACCGAAGAGCAGGTGGTGGTGACGCTGCTCGGGGCGCATGGACTTGAGCCTCTCTAGCGTTAGGGTCCAGCCTGGCTTGGGGGGCTCTCTCGCGGGCGTCTCCTTGTCGCTCTTCTCACGGGACCCCGAGCCCTGCGCGCCCTTCCCGACTCGCTCCCGCGGGTCTCTGCGCCCGGCTTCCTCTGCCGCCGGCGGGTGCATCCTCGGCCTTGCCAAGGGAAGAGGGCACCCCGTGGTGGGTGCCCGAATGGTGTCCGTCGGCCCCGCCCACCCCTCTGGTCTGGCTTGGCCCCTGTAGTCCCCCCTCGCATGCATCCCTGCAGCCTCCCTACTCAGTCCTGCGATCAGCTAGAACTTTCTGATCCTGTCGAGTTCCAGGAATTCCCTTCCTGCCCACTGAAAATATGCCGAGACTCCTGAGTGGACCTTAGGCCCTCCCTAGGGGTGGAGTCCAGGCGAGACCGCTCTCAGAGGCCTTGGTGGACCCTCTCCTACAACGCTGGG carries:
- the LKAAEAR1 gene encoding protein LKAAEAR1, which gives rise to MHPPAAEEAGRRDPRERVGKGAQGSGSREKSDKETPAREPPKPGWTLTLERLKSMRPEQRHHHLLFGDLLEDVGAGASIFPRESVELGYSIPDPRTWTPSLQPPAARQDGLFGALKAAEARGRIRALRMRYTHLRAEEILLLIRRQKSARAAIRLELFLPSQLKPTRIPDPLDRQERRRVEAILEEKVNGSNFLH